The Cydia splendana chromosome Z, ilCydSple1.2, whole genome shotgun sequence genome window below encodes:
- the LOC134805191 gene encoding PAXIP1-associated glutamate-rich protein 1: MTELQGDDWDLPCSDDELFKAGTTIGKNWVLEASELEELYNKIDKNGTLALEWKCPGRRAPSPVNVKKEAKIEVPQSPVKEEKSDFDFMDEVSSLRLRVRREGEDTLRGSAKKKTTSFDGILSNMIRHKRIEQMEKQANTPTTSAPSTS; the protein is encoded by the coding sequence ATGACGGAACTACAAGGAGATGATTGGGACCTACCTTGCTCAGACGACGAGCTCTTCAAAGCGGGAACAACAATCGGCAAAAACTGGGTCCTTGAGGCCTCGGAGCTAGAAGAACTATacaataaaatagataaaaacgGCACTTTGGCTCTAGAATGGAAATGCCCTGGTAGACGAGCGCCTTCGCCCGTTAATGTTAAGAAAGAAGCTAAAATCGAAGTACCGCAGTCACCAGTGAAGGAAGAGAAGTCAGATTTTGACTTTATGGATGAGGTTAGTTCATTAAGACTGCGGGTGAGACGGGAGGGGGAGGATACTTTACGGGGTTCAGCTAAGAAGAAGACTACATCATTTGATGGTATTCTTTCAAACATGATCAGGCACAAACGCATAGAGCAGATGGAGAAGCAGGCGAACACTCCTACTACGTCGGCTCCAAGCACTTCCTGA